A window of Microcystis aeruginosa FD4 contains these coding sequences:
- a CDS encoding PEP-CTERM sorting domain-containing protein (PEP-CTERM proteins occur, often in large numbers, in the proteomes of bacteria that also encode an exosortase, a predicted intramembrane cysteine proteinase. The presence of a PEP-CTERM domain at a protein's C-terminus predicts cleavage within the sorting domain, followed by covalent anchoring to some some component of the (usually Gram-negative) cell surface. Many PEP-CTERM proteins exhibit an unusual sequence composition that includes large numbers of potential glycosylation sites. Expression of one such protein has been shown restore the ability of a bacterium to form floc, a type of biofilm.): protein MADTQSSFPVNPSFSPVTKETGYQTYTIPISVTGTYTLGFGVVDVDKTGGGNAAGNSALLVDNIKLTNIAKVPEPDPIFGLLLTLGLASKCKRNNC from the coding sequence TTGGCAGATACTCAATCTAGTTTTCCAGTCAATCCTTCTTTTTCCCCTGTAACGAAAGAAACAGGCTATCAAACCTACACGATACCAATATCGGTGACTGGAACATATACTTTAGGGTTTGGGGTAGTTGATGTGGATAAGACAGGAGGAGGAAATGCTGCTGGAAATTCAGCTTTATTAGTTGATAATATCAAGCTTACTAATATAGCCAAAGTTCCTGAACCTGATCCTATTTTCGGACTATTATTAACTCTAGGATTAGCCAGCAAGTGCAAGCGCAATAATTGTTAA